From Piliocolobus tephrosceles isolate RC106 chromosome 16, ASM277652v3, whole genome shotgun sequence, the proteins below share one genomic window:
- the NATD1 gene encoding protein NATD1, with amino-acid sequence MAHSAAAVPLGALEQSCPIRVEHDRRRRQFTVRLNGCHDRAVLLYEYVGKRIVDLQHTEVPDAYRGRGIAKHLAKAALDFVVEEDLKAHLTCWYIQKYVKENPLPQYLERLQP; translated from the exons ATGGCGCACTCGGCGGCCGCCGTGCCGCTGGGCGCGCTGGAGCAGAGCTGCCCCATCCGCGTGGAGCACGACCGCAGGCGCCGCCAGTTCACTGTCCGGCTCAACG GATGTCATGACCGGGCCGTCCTGCTCTATGAGTACGTGGGCAAGCGGATCGTGGACCTGCAGCACACCGAGGTCCCAGATGCCTACCGTGGGCGCGGCATCGCCAAGCACCTTGCCAAG GCCGCCCTGGACTTCGTGGTGGAGGAGGACCTGAAGGCCCATCTCACCTGCTGGTACATCCAGAAGTACGTCAAGGAGAACCCCCTGCCGCAGTACCTGGAGCGCCTGCAGCCGTAA